Proteins encoded together in one Dehalogenimonas sp. THU2 window:
- a CDS encoding class I SAM-dependent methyltransferase gives MDIRDYNRTAWTRESAKQNIWTVPVTPEAIQAAREGDWSIVLTPTLPVPRDWFPPLQGLKILCLASGGGQQGPILAAAGADVTVFDNCPSQLDADRMVAERDGLKIQTVEGDMKDLGCFSNGEFDLIVHPVSNVFVPDVLPVWREAFRVLRKGGSLLAGFMNPAVYLFDWELAESTGELRVAYSLPYADTTHLPESILNKRIECSEPMEFSHTLDEQIGGPLAAGFFIAGFFEDREPADDINPLPRYMATCMAIRAVKP, from the coding sequence ATGGATATTCGAGACTACAACCGGACCGCCTGGACCCGGGAGTCGGCTAAACAAAATATCTGGACCGTACCCGTCACCCCGGAAGCTATCCAGGCAGCGCGCGAAGGCGATTGGAGCATCGTCCTGACTCCGACCCTGCCGGTCCCCCGCGACTGGTTTCCGCCCCTTCAAGGGCTGAAAATCCTTTGTCTCGCCTCGGGTGGCGGACAGCAAGGCCCCATTCTGGCCGCTGCGGGCGCCGATGTAACCGTTTTCGACAATTGTCCCAGCCAGCTCGACGCCGACCGTATGGTCGCGGAGCGCGACGGCTTGAAGATCCAAACGGTCGAGGGTGACATGAAAGACCTGGGTTGCTTCTCCAATGGCGAATTCGACTTGATCGTCCATCCGGTTTCCAATGTCTTCGTCCCGGACGTGCTGCCGGTCTGGCGTGAGGCTTTCCGCGTCCTGCGCAAAGGCGGTTCGCTTCTGGCGGGATTTATGAACCCTGCCGTTTACCTGTTCGACTGGGAACTGGCAGAAAGCACCGGCGAACTGCGTGTCGCCTATTCTCTGCCGTACGCCGACACCACTCACCTGCCTGAATCGATACTGAACAAACGGATTGAGTGCTCGGAGCCCATGGAATTCAGTCATACCCTGGATGAGCAAATCGGCGGGCCATTAGCTGCCGGATTCTTCATCGCCGGCTTCTTCGAGGACCGTGAGCCGGCGGATGATATTAATCCTCTGCCCCGTTACATGGCCACCTGCATGGCCATCCGGGCGGTAAAACCCTGA
- a CDS encoding mismatch-specific DNA-glycosylase produces the protein MTAKLPDVLAPDLAIVFCGTAAGSRSAEIGAYYAGQGNLFWQTLAATGLTPRKLNPEEFLTLLDYRLGLTDLVKTQSGCDRDLSLSGFDIPGFCDRINRFRPKIIAFNGKAAAKAFFGRSVAYGGPLFDDRIGDTAIFVLPSTSGAARRWWGEERWEDLIKMVSHLSHDDWGLSKRDAYHRLRRGKIT, from the coding sequence ATGACCGCCAAACTGCCGGACGTCCTTGCCCCGGACCTCGCTATCGTCTTCTGTGGCACCGCCGCCGGTTCCAGGTCCGCCGAAATCGGCGCCTACTACGCCGGCCAAGGCAACCTCTTCTGGCAAACCCTCGCCGCCACCGGACTGACCCCCCGGAAACTTAACCCGGAAGAATTCCTCACCCTTCTTGACTACCGGCTCGGTTTGACCGACCTGGTGAAGACTCAATCCGGCTGTGACCGTGACCTGTCGCTTTCCGGTTTCGATATTCCCGGTTTCTGCGACCGGATCAACAGATTCAGGCCAAAAATCATCGCATTCAACGGCAAAGCCGCTGCCAAAGCCTTTTTCGGTCGTTCGGTGGCATACGGCGGGCCGTTATTCGATGACCGGATCGGCGATACCGCCATATTTGTCTTGCCTTCGACTTCGGGGGCGGCGCGACGGTGGTGGGGGGAGGAACGTTGGGAGGACTTGATAAAAATGGTGTCCCATCTCAGCCATGATGACTGGGGTTTATCTAAACGGGATGCGTATCATCGTCTGCGTCGGGGGAAAATAACTTGA
- a CDS encoding ECF subfamily RNA polymerase sigma factor, BldN family, giving the protein MHRQKNRTPVNFDTANLPARGGFSQVQDEREIVARAQARDTEAFGLLYEKYFDKIYRYICIKIGSRTEAEDLTQQVFINALGSIGSYKVREVPFSAWLYRIAHNLIVDCLRRRTRRPTVELDETMPLAADDDPAAEVEIKMESKELIAATKKLTAAQQEVLALRFGAELPIAEVARLTGRTEGAVKAMQHSAVAALRRIMCEQI; this is encoded by the coding sequence GTGCACCGGCAAAAAAACCGGACGCCGGTAAACTTCGATACCGCCAATCTACCGGCCAGAGGGGGTTTTTCCCAGGTGCAAGATGAGCGAGAGATAGTAGCGCGGGCTCAAGCGCGGGATACGGAGGCGTTCGGCCTGCTGTATGAGAAGTATTTCGACAAGATCTACCGGTATATCTGCATCAAGATCGGCAGCCGGACGGAGGCGGAGGACTTGACCCAGCAGGTGTTCATCAACGCCCTGGGATCCATCGGCTCCTATAAGGTTCGTGAAGTGCCTTTCAGCGCCTGGCTCTACCGCATCGCTCATAACCTGATAGTCGATTGTTTGCGACGAAGGACGCGGCGGCCGACGGTGGAGCTCGACGAGACGATGCCGCTGGCTGCTGACGACGACCCTGCCGCCGAGGTCGAAATTAAAATGGAAAGCAAGGAACTTATCGCGGCGACCAAGAAACTGACCGCGGCGCAGCAGGAGGTCCTGGCCCTGCGCTTCGGGGCGGAACTGCCTATCGCCGAGGTCGCCCGCCTGACCGGCCGGACCGAAGGTGCTGTCAAGGCGATGCAGCACAGTGCTGTGGCCGCCCTGCGGCGGATAATGTGTGAACAGATATGA
- a CDS encoding winged helix-turn-helix domain-containing protein, translating into MRLDRRRSSIEIIADMLRLGEAGKTEIMYSVNMSYFQLQKYLNFMIERELIDTVKLGNPSVAYRVTKKGLVLLRHIDEILDTLDLKDDGEDASKTGAL; encoded by the coding sequence ATGAGATTAGACCGACGACGGTCCAGCATTGAAATTATCGCCGACATGTTGCGGCTCGGTGAAGCCGGTAAAACGGAGATCATGTATTCCGTCAACATGAGCTATTTCCAGTTGCAGAAGTACCTCAATTTCATGATCGAGCGGGAGCTCATCGACACAGTGAAACTGGGCAATCCCTCGGTTGCTTACCGCGTGACCAAGAAGGGTCTTGTCCTTTTGCGTCATATCGACGAAATCCTCGACACCCTTGATCTCAAAGACGACGGCGAAGACGCGTCAAAGACAGGAGCTTTATGA
- the secA gene encoding preprotein translocase subunit SecA, producing the protein MFKWFGNLVDSNEKEVKKLDPLVKTANDFEPEFLILSDEELKAKTAAFRAKVTADYAELADDIEGLKNRLAVTVGPEERNKLKDKIITLQNSCFEEILPEAFAAVRESARRTLGLRHYNVQFMGGAVLHEGKIAEMKTGEGKTLVATLSLYLNSLLGKGAHLVTQNDYLARRDAYWMGPVYHALGVTVASIYPMQTPDEYQPSRLYDPTYESGKDNDPWKHYRPVSRKEAYAADITYGTSAEFGFDYLRDNMILDLDKAVQRPGGPYYAIVDEVDNLLIDEARTPLIISAPDAEAGKMYASFAKLVPRLKPVDDYEVKIKERQAELTEDGWIKVEGLLKREGLLKSDNLYDPQNSSLLRHLRNALSAKEFYQRDRQYVVDRDPDGQTGIVIVDEFTGRKMIGRRYSEGLHQAIEAKEGVKIREETKTYASITIQNYFRMYDKLSGMTGTALTEAEEFARIYKLEVVAIPTNRPNVRQDHTDYIYKDVSSKFKAVIREVDEMRTAGRPVLLGTVSIENSDVISEMLRKKGIAHEVLNAKKHEREAAIVAEAGKPGAVTVATNMAGRGVDIILGGRLEGYEPLGDLKTHLTAELAGAPVDRDALSEFEKGVAREEAEIVRLQGRVNTLRLEYIQQIKENPDAWSETAIDDPNAILAEIAALEKQIKALGEHYLSAYAGWVSDIAKQLPESPKKLECRIDTGRCQQVVDKERKRFTAWLQNYVTVVKAGGLHVIGTERHEARRIDNQLRGRAGRQGDPGSSRFFVSLEDDIMRRFGGEMVRGLMDRFGFDENTPIENSLISKSIENAQKRVEGYNFDIRKNLVEYDDVVNKHREIIYGERKKILSGADLKSNILDMIRGTIDGIVADRLAGLDYQDWDIAGLIGDLGAFMPQPEDFTADEISRLSSEEVAERLKCAAENLYDKKEQEITAPVMRQIERHLMLRVMDTLWIEHLTFVEHLRLEAGWQTLRQVKAVDAYKNEGFRAFEDLLDGIKHDVVHAIFKVQVVKQTPGAAPQRVQARQAPLAVAAAAAAPKAAATSPMQAVAAPANVTHAAKDAEGHKVGRNDLCPCGSGKKYKKCCGT; encoded by the coding sequence ATGTTCAAATGGTTTGGCAACCTGGTTGATTCCAACGAAAAAGAGGTCAAAAAACTCGATCCCCTGGTCAAAACGGCTAACGACTTCGAACCGGAATTCCTGATACTCTCCGACGAGGAACTCAAGGCCAAAACCGCCGCCTTCCGGGCTAAAGTCACCGCAGATTACGCGGAACTGGCCGATGACATCGAGGGACTCAAGAACCGCCTCGCTGTTACCGTCGGCCCGGAGGAGCGCAACAAGCTCAAGGACAAGATCATCACCCTTCAGAATTCCTGCTTCGAGGAGATCCTGCCGGAAGCCTTCGCCGCGGTGCGGGAATCCGCCCGCCGCACCCTCGGCCTGCGCCACTACAACGTCCAGTTCATGGGCGGCGCCGTGCTGCACGAGGGCAAGATCGCCGAGATGAAGACCGGTGAAGGCAAAACGCTGGTGGCCACCCTGTCCCTCTACCTTAACTCACTCCTGGGCAAGGGCGCCCATCTCGTCACCCAGAACGACTACCTCGCCCGCCGCGACGCCTACTGGATGGGCCCGGTCTATCACGCCCTGGGCGTCACCGTCGCCTCCATCTACCCCATGCAGACGCCGGACGAATACCAGCCCTCGCGCCTGTACGACCCCACTTACGAATCCGGCAAGGACAACGACCCCTGGAAGCATTACCGGCCGGTTTCCCGTAAGGAAGCCTACGCCGCGGACATCACTTACGGCACCTCCGCCGAGTTCGGTTTCGACTACCTCCGCGACAACATGATCCTGGACCTGGACAAGGCCGTCCAGCGCCCCGGCGGTCCCTATTACGCCATCGTGGACGAGGTGGACAACCTCCTGATCGACGAGGCGCGCACCCCCCTCATCATCTCCGCCCCGGACGCTGAGGCTGGCAAGATGTACGCCTCCTTCGCCAAGCTGGTGCCGCGCCTGAAACCCGTCGATGACTACGAGGTCAAGATCAAGGAGCGCCAGGCGGAGCTGACTGAGGACGGCTGGATCAAGGTGGAAGGTCTGCTTAAACGGGAAGGCCTGCTCAAGTCGGACAACCTGTACGACCCTCAGAACTCCTCCCTCTTGCGCCACCTCAGGAACGCCCTCTCGGCCAAGGAGTTCTACCAGCGGGACCGCCAGTACGTCGTGGACCGGGATCCGGACGGGCAGACCGGCATCGTCATCGTCGATGAGTTCACCGGCCGCAAGATGATCGGCCGCCGCTACTCGGAAGGCCTGCACCAGGCCATCGAGGCCAAGGAAGGCGTCAAGATCCGTGAGGAAACCAAGACCTATGCCTCCATCACCATCCAGAACTACTTCCGCATGTACGACAAGCTCTCCGGCATGACCGGCACCGCCCTGACCGAGGCGGAGGAGTTCGCCCGCATCTACAAGCTGGAGGTGGTGGCCATCCCCACCAACCGTCCCAACGTCCGGCAGGACCACACCGATTACATCTACAAGGATGTTTCCTCCAAGTTCAAGGCCGTCATCCGTGAAGTGGATGAGATGCGCACCGCCGGCCGCCCGGTCCTCCTGGGTACCGTGTCCATCGAGAACTCCGATGTCATCTCGGAGATGCTGCGCAAGAAGGGCATCGCCCATGAGGTCTTGAACGCCAAGAAGCATGAGCGGGAAGCCGCCATCGTCGCCGAAGCGGGCAAACCCGGCGCCGTCACCGTCGCCACCAACATGGCCGGCCGAGGCGTGGACATCATCCTGGGCGGCCGGTTGGAAGGTTATGAGCCGCTGGGCGACCTGAAAACCCACCTGACGGCGGAACTGGCCGGTGCGCCGGTGGACCGGGACGCTTTATCCGAATTTGAAAAGGGCGTCGCCCGTGAGGAAGCGGAGATCGTCCGCCTCCAGGGCCGGGTCAACACCCTGCGCCTGGAATACATCCAGCAGATCAAGGAGAACCCGGACGCCTGGTCGGAGACGGCCATCGACGATCCCAACGCCATCCTGGCCGAGATCGCCGCGCTGGAGAAACAGATCAAGGCCCTGGGCGAGCATTACCTCTCGGCCTACGCCGGCTGGGTATCGGACATCGCCAAACAGTTGCCGGAAAGCCCCAAAAAGCTGGAATGCCGCATCGACACCGGCCGCTGCCAGCAGGTCGTAGATAAAGAGCGCAAGCGCTTCACCGCCTGGCTCCAGAATTACGTCACCGTGGTCAAGGCTGGCGGCCTGCACGTCATCGGCACGGAGCGCCACGAGGCCCGCCGCATCGACAACCAGCTCCGCGGCCGCGCCGGCCGCCAGGGCGATCCCGGTTCGTCGCGCTTCTTCGTCTCACTGGAAGACGACATCATGCGCCGTTTCGGCGGTGAGATGGTGCGCGGTCTCATGGACCGCTTCGGCTTCGACGAGAACACCCCCATCGAGAACTCGCTCATCTCCAAGTCGATAGAGAACGCCCAGAAGCGCGTCGAGGGCTACAACTTCGACATCCGCAAGAACCTGGTCGAGTACGACGACGTGGTCAACAAGCACCGGGAGATCATCTACGGCGAGCGCAAGAAGATCCTCTCCGGTGCCGACCTCAAATCCAACATCCTCGACATGATCCGCGGCACCATCGACGGCATCGTGGCAGACCGCCTCGCCGGCCTTGACTACCAGGACTGGGACATCGCCGGCCTGATCGGCGACCTCGGCGCCTTCATGCCCCAGCCGGAGGACTTTACCGCCGATGAAATCTCCCGCCTGTCCTCAGAAGAGGTGGCCGAGCGCCTGAAATGCGCCGCCGAAAACCTTTACGACAAGAAGGAACAGGAGATCACCGCCCCGGTGATGCGCCAGATAGAGCGCCACCTGATGCTCCGGGTCATGGACACCCTGTGGATAGAGCACCTGACCTTCGTCGAGCACCTGCGCCTGGAAGCCGGCTGGCAGACACTGCGGCAGGTCAAAGCCGTGGACGCCTACAAGAACGAGGGCTTCCGCGCCTTCGAGGACCTCCTCGATGGTATCAAGCACGACGTCGTCCACGCCATCTTCAAGGTCCAGGTGGTCAAGCAGACCCCCGGCGCCGCCCCGCAGCGGGTGCAGGCCCGCCAGGCGCCCCTTGCCGTAGCCGCCGCTGCCGCCGCGCCCAAGGCTGCCGCTACCTCGCCGATGCAGGCGGTGGCCGCCCCCGCCAACGTCACCCACGCCGCCAAGGACGCCGAAGGCCACAAGGTCGGCCGCAACGACCTCTGCCCCTGCGGCTCCGGCAAAAAATACAAAAAATGCTGCGGAACGTAA
- a CDS encoding aminotransferase class IV, whose translation MLELAYVNGIITPLVEAKIHVADAGFRLGYGVFETMRGYDDRLFRLDRHLDRLYAGAAFLGVSIDRGEAEAAALRTLTESHLADARVRLTVTSGQAGESTTVITVEHYRPPAEEEYRLGLAAITSTVRRHTGSPLCRYKTLNQLENSLARTEAQRQGVAEAIILNERGDVTETNRANLFTVKGGILKTPGLDSGILPGITRSAVLELAARLGIEVIEGRLSPAELLEADEVFISSSLIEIMPLTVIDGMSVSDKNIGPVTTRLRRAYRSLVRVETDAGATPVSLT comes from the coding sequence TTGCTCGAACTAGCTTATGTCAACGGTATCATTACACCCTTGGTCGAGGCGAAAATCCATGTCGCGGACGCCGGTTTTCGCCTGGGTTACGGCGTGTTCGAGACTATGCGCGGTTACGACGACCGGTTGTTTCGCCTGGACCGGCACTTGGACCGCCTTTACGCCGGTGCGGCCTTCCTCGGTGTGTCGATCGACCGTGGCGAAGCCGAAGCTGCGGCTCTGCGGACGCTGACCGAAAGCCATCTGGCCGATGCCCGGGTTCGTCTTACCGTCACATCCGGTCAGGCGGGTGAATCTACCACGGTGATCACCGTGGAACATTATCGCCCACCGGCGGAAGAGGAATATCGCCTTGGTTTGGCCGCTATCACCTCAACCGTCAGGCGGCATACCGGTTCCCCACTTTGCCGTTACAAAACGCTCAATCAACTGGAGAATTCGCTGGCCCGTACTGAGGCGCAGCGGCAGGGCGTCGCCGAAGCCATCATCCTGAACGAACGGGGCGACGTTACAGAGACCAACCGCGCTAACCTGTTCACCGTTAAGGGTGGAATTTTAAAGACTCCCGGCCTCGACAGCGGCATCCTGCCGGGCATCACCCGAAGCGCGGTACTGGAACTGGCCGCCCGGCTCGGCATTGAGGTGATCGAGGGGCGGTTGTCGCCAGCCGAACTGCTTGAGGCCGATGAGGTTTTCATCTCTTCTAGTCTGATCGAGATCATGCCGCTCACGGTTATCGACGGGATGTCCGTCAGTGACAAAAACATCGGCCCGGTAACCACCCGTCTGCGTAGGGCCTACAGGAGCCTGGTTCGGGTGGAAACGGACGCCGGCGCCACGCCTGTTAGTTTGACTTAA
- a CDS encoding type IV pilus twitching motility protein PilT, protein MKADELLRAMVKAGASDMHLKVPNPPVFRVDGVLKRQPNYGCVTSGDMERLFREMTTPVQQEIFLRTKELDFALSIPDVSRFRVNIMYQRGTISIVARQVPFHIMTIDMLNLPSIFKSLIMKPRGLILVTGPTGSGKSTTMAAMLQHLNENRYSSVITIEDPIEYVFQDNKCIIAQRELGGDTTTYPIALRHALRHDPDVIVVGEIRDVETITTAIAAAETGHLVLGTLHTINAVQTVDRVIDMYPPGQQHQIRMQLSQVLEAIISQTLIIRANGRGRVGCFEMLLATTAVRNLIREGKTFELHSIMQLNRQMGMQTLDQNLAELAANGIISKEESLMKSDNPDRLERLIEDTKRSVKGPDPFKR, encoded by the coding sequence ATGAAGGCAGATGAACTCTTGCGAGCAATGGTCAAAGCAGGGGCCTCAGACATGCACCTTAAGGTTCCGAATCCGCCGGTTTTCCGAGTCGACGGCGTACTGAAGCGGCAGCCCAACTACGGCTGTGTAACTTCGGGTGACATGGAACGGTTATTCAGAGAAATGACCACTCCCGTCCAGCAGGAGATTTTTCTCCGGACTAAGGAGCTTGATTTTGCCTTATCGATACCCGACGTCTCACGCTTCAGAGTAAACATCATGTACCAGCGCGGTACCATTTCTATCGTAGCAAGGCAGGTGCCTTTTCATATCATGACCATCGACATGCTGAATCTGCCAAGTATATTCAAGAGCCTGATCATGAAGCCGCGAGGTTTGATCCTTGTCACCGGACCAACTGGCTCAGGAAAATCCACTACCATGGCTGCCATGCTGCAACATCTGAACGAAAACCGTTACTCCAGCGTGATTACCATCGAAGACCCTATCGAGTATGTCTTCCAGGATAACAAGTGCATCATCGCCCAGCGTGAACTCGGAGGAGACACCACGACGTACCCCATTGCCCTTAGACACGCTTTGCGTCATGATCCTGATGTCATCGTCGTCGGTGAGATACGGGACGTTGAAACCATCACCACCGCCATCGCCGCGGCGGAAACCGGCCATCTGGTTCTGGGGACATTGCATACCATCAACGCCGTGCAGACCGTCGATCGTGTTATCGACATGTACCCTCCGGGACAACAGCACCAGATACGGATGCAGTTGTCCCAGGTTCTGGAAGCGATCATCTCCCAAACCCTTATAATCCGGGCCAATGGCCGCGGCCGGGTGGGATGTTTCGAGATGCTGCTGGCAACCACAGCGGTCAGGAACCTCATCCGCGAGGGAAAGACTTTCGAGCTTCACTCCATAATGCAACTGAACCGCCAGATGGGCATGCAGACGCTGGATCAGAACCTGGCGGAACTGGCAGCCAATGGTATTATCAGTAAAGAAGAATCCTTGATGAAAAGCGACAACCCCGACCGCCTGGAGCGGTTGATCGAGGACACCAAACGCAGTGTCAAGGGACCGGACCCGTTCAAGCGTTGA
- a CDS encoding DUF5667 domain-containing protein → MNDSNNNENMNIDDIFDECLEAVLIGAATIEACLERHPAHAEELQGLLSTSLAIARSPELDPTPGARMRIRVALNEKMAEWAKPKPKPFWRLGWANAVATFVLGLSLTGGGLAYAASGSMPGQTLYDLKLGMEQALVAITPGDDARIELYAALNDRRVDEIVYLASIGDSLTIVEVTGRLQDNFTAAAALKGFQFDATAGILAAPPSFEATVPGIATTPDATDIRTETKNLSTSDTNLENYKTSQLNNLASNVPTGASPAVQAAMDQAAAIIRAGYDALLNQTE, encoded by the coding sequence ATGAACGACTCAAATAACAACGAAAATATGAATATCGACGACATCTTCGACGAGTGCCTGGAGGCTGTTTTAATCGGCGCCGCCACTATCGAAGCCTGCCTCGAACGCCACCCGGCCCACGCCGAAGAGCTGCAGGGGCTGCTTTCGACGTCGCTGGCCATCGCCCGATCGCCGGAACTGGATCCCACCCCCGGCGCCCGGATGCGCATCCGCGTCGCCCTGAACGAGAAGATGGCGGAGTGGGCCAAACCCAAACCGAAGCCCTTCTGGCGTCTCGGTTGGGCCAACGCCGTGGCTACCTTCGTCCTCGGCCTCAGCCTCACCGGCGGCGGGCTGGCCTATGCCGCCTCCGGCAGTATGCCCGGCCAGACGCTGTACGACCTTAAATTGGGCATGGAACAGGCTCTGGTCGCCATAACTCCCGGCGATGATGCCAGGATAGAGCTGTACGCCGCTTTGAACGACCGTCGCGTCGATGAGATCGTCTATCTGGCCAGTATAGGCGACTCCCTGACTATCGTCGAGGTCACCGGCCGGTTGCAGGATAACTTCACCGCCGCCGCCGCCTTGAAGGGTTTTCAGTTCGACGCCACGGCCGGTATACTGGCTGCGCCGCCTTCGTTCGAAGCGACGGTGCCCGGCATCGCTACCACGCCGGACGCTACCGATATCAGGACGGAGACTAAAAACCTCTCCACCTCTGACACCAACCTGGAGAATTATAAAACCAGTCAGTTGAACAACCTGGCTAGCAACGTCCCGACCGGAGCCTCACCGGCGGTGCAGGCCGCCATGGACCAGGCGGCCGCCATCATCCGCGCCGGCTACGACGCTTTGCTGAATCAAACCGAATAA
- a CDS encoding methyltransferase has protein sequence MNYILLGAAGFLLMHLLDFASMKGVLVIKPVLWLLGTGMLVVAAVMTAVTGPELPLPLWLAPMGWVLLFVSVYMMVYSLYVALPFGKTYVEPGSSGQLVTGGLYRLVRHPWLLFFALSMGGLTLASRSILALEAGIIWTVLSAGLVYLQDRWIFPRMFPGYTAYQKVTPMLVPTKNSLSAFLKGLKRNKLSEVQTK, from the coding sequence ATGAATTACATATTACTTGGCGCCGCCGGTTTCCTCCTGATGCACCTCCTGGACTTTGCGTCCATGAAGGGGGTGCTGGTGATCAAGCCCGTCTTATGGCTCCTGGGCACCGGTATGCTTGTAGTCGCAGCAGTGATGACCGCGGTGACCGGACCGGAATTACCCCTACCGCTGTGGCTGGCGCCGATGGGCTGGGTCCTCCTCTTCGTCTCGGTGTACATGATGGTTTACTCCCTCTACGTCGCGTTGCCCTTCGGCAAAACTTACGTCGAACCCGGCTCGAGCGGCCAACTGGTCACCGGCGGCTTATACCGCCTGGTGCGCCATCCATGGCTGTTATTCTTCGCTCTCTCGATGGGCGGATTGACGCTGGCTTCCCGTTCCATACTGGCGCTGGAAGCCGGCATCATCTGGACGGTACTGTCCGCCGGACTGGTTTATCTCCAGGACCGCTGGATATTTCCCCGCATGTTCCCCGGTTACACGGCGTACCAGAAGGTCACCCCCATGCTGGTACCCACCAAAAACAGTCTCTCCGCCTTCCTCAAAGGCTTAAAAAGAAATAAATTATCGGAGGTCCAAACCAAATGA
- a CDS encoding GH3 auxin-responsive promoter family protein — MSQLAELFAQGNYDEMWDRCCGFIDLSLSEFMGIQKRLLLEQMELLKNCQLGRGILKGANPTTVEEFRRMVPLTSYEDYAPYLLKRRWEVLPRKPIMWQYTSGKSAEYSFRWAPVTARMMDETEALVFALSFFSGAKKRRDVKIRPGDRVLYGMAPPPYATGTMTRVFPHEMFDFLPPVAEAEQISFEDRINMGFKMGLDRGMDYCLSMSSVTVAIGEKFKNSGGKVDIKKLVKKPRTLARLLKGKMAAKLANRPMLPRDLWKLKGLITYGIDGDIFRDKIKDMWGCYPLNFHGCTEAPIIAMQTWDYEGMSFIPHMNFFEFIPEAEAVKCWQDPSYQPPTYLMDELKPGNYELVITNFHGGAFARYRLGHLVQITALRNDKLNIDIPQMRFLSRVDDQIDIAGFTRLSEKVIWKALENSGVHYENWTARKEVHGGKPQLRVYVELKKGEHIAAAEAAARVHAELKELDKPYAELEDFTGLRPLEVTILPHGAFKLYKLKQQAAGAELAHLMPPHLNACDEIVGFLTSTASRVRVAEPEPVTV; from the coding sequence ATGAGCCAGTTAGCCGAACTCTTCGCCCAGGGCAATTACGACGAGATGTGGGACCGCTGCTGCGGCTTTATCGATCTCAGCCTGAGCGAGTTCATGGGCATTCAGAAACGCTTGCTCCTGGAGCAGATGGAACTGCTCAAGAACTGCCAGTTGGGCCGCGGTATCCTCAAGGGCGCCAATCCGACCACCGTCGAGGAATTCCGGCGCATGGTGCCGCTGACCAGTTACGAGGATTACGCCCCTTACCTCCTGAAACGCCGCTGGGAAGTCCTGCCGCGCAAGCCGATCATGTGGCAGTACACCTCCGGCAAGAGCGCCGAATACTCCTTCCGCTGGGCCCCGGTGACTGCCCGGATGATGGACGAGACCGAAGCCCTGGTCTTTGCCCTGTCATTCTTCTCCGGCGCCAAGAAACGCCGCGATGTGAAGATCCGCCCCGGCGACCGCGTCCTCTACGGTATGGCGCCTCCCCCTTACGCCACCGGCACCATGACCCGGGTCTTCCCCCACGAGATGTTCGACTTCCTGCCGCCCGTGGCTGAAGCTGAGCAGATTTCCTTCGAGGACCGCATCAACATGGGTTTCAAGATGGGACTGGACCGGGGTATGGACTACTGCCTGTCGATGTCATCGGTGACGGTGGCCATCGGGGAGAAGTTCAAGAACTCCGGCGGCAAGGTCGATATCAAGAAGCTGGTTAAAAAACCGCGCACCCTGGCCCGTCTCCTCAAGGGTAAGATGGCGGCCAAACTGGCAAACCGGCCGATGCTGCCTCGGGATCTCTGGAAGCTCAAGGGTCTCATCACCTACGGCATCGACGGCGACATCTTCCGCGACAAGATCAAGGATATGTGGGGTTGCTACCCGCTGAACTTCCACGGCTGCACCGAGGCTCCGATCATCGCCATGCAGACCTGGGACTACGAGGGCATGAGCTTCATCCCCCACATGAACTTCTTCGAATTCATTCCCGAAGCTGAAGCGGTCAAATGCTGGCAGGATCCGTCCTATCAGCCGCCGACCTATCTCATGGATGAGCTGAAGCCGGGCAATTACGAACTCGTCATCACCAACTTCCACGGCGGCGCTTTCGCCCGATATAGACTGGGACACCTGGTTCAGATCACCGCCCTGCGGAACGACAAGCTGAATATCGACATCCCGCAGATGCGCTTCCTGTCCCGTGTCGACGACCAGATCGATATCGCCGGGTTCACCCGCCTCTCGGAGAAGGTCATCTGGAAAGCTCTGGAGAACTCCGGCGTCCACTATGAGAACTGGACGGCCCGTAAAGAGGTCCACGGCGGGAAGCCCCAACTGCGGGTATACGTGGAACTTAAGAAGGGCGAGCACATCGCCGCGGCTGAGGCAGCCGCGCGGGTCCATGCCGAACTCAAGGAACTGGACAAGCCATATGCCGAGCTGGAGGACTTCACCGGGCTGCGGCCGCTGGAAGTGACCATCCTGCCGCACGGAGCCTTCAAGCTCTACAAGCTGAAGCAGCAGGCAGCCGGGGCGGAACTGGCCCACCTCATGCCGCCGCACCTGAACGCCTGCGACGAGATCGTAGGATTCCTGACCTCGACGGCGAGCCGGGTGAGGGTGGCCGAACCGGAGCCGGTGACCGTGTAA